A genomic segment from Candidatus Alcyoniella australis encodes:
- the ald gene encoding alanine dehydrogenase produces the protein MIVGVPEEIKTEERRVAITPAGVAAMVAHKHSVLIQRGAGVGSGISDRDFQQAGAKLVSKAADVWNSSEMVIKVKEPIGPEIDLLRPDLLLFTYLHLAADRDLTQRMMHSKCTGVAYETIELPDGSLPLLTPMSEVAGKLSAQVGAWCLETENGGSGVLLAGVSGVAPARVVIIGAGVSGSCACEIAVGMGALVTILDISPKRLRYIHDIHRGQVVTLMSNRANIATEVARADLLIGAVLIPGARAPKLVTREMVKSMRPGSALIDISVDQGGCIETTRATTHAEPTFVKYGVVHYCVANMPGIVPRTSTYALTNVTLSYALELADKGFGRAIAENQPLKLGVNVHQGRVTCPGVAEAFNLKLSEL, from the coding sequence ATGATCGTCGGGGTCCCAGAAGAGATCAAGACCGAGGAGAGGCGCGTGGCCATCACGCCCGCGGGCGTGGCAGCGATGGTCGCACACAAGCACAGCGTGCTGATCCAGCGCGGAGCAGGCGTAGGCAGCGGCATCTCCGACCGCGATTTCCAGCAGGCCGGGGCCAAGCTGGTCTCCAAGGCCGCGGATGTCTGGAACAGCTCGGAGATGGTGATCAAGGTCAAGGAGCCGATCGGGCCCGAGATCGACCTGTTGCGGCCGGACCTGCTGCTGTTCACCTACCTGCATTTGGCCGCCGACAGGGACCTGACCCAGCGGATGATGCACAGCAAGTGCACCGGCGTGGCCTACGAGACCATCGAACTGCCCGACGGCAGCCTGCCGCTGCTCACGCCGATGAGCGAGGTCGCGGGCAAGCTCTCGGCGCAGGTCGGAGCGTGGTGCCTCGAGACCGAGAACGGCGGCTCGGGAGTACTGCTCGCCGGAGTATCGGGCGTGGCCCCCGCGCGGGTGGTGATCATCGGCGCGGGCGTGTCCGGCTCGTGCGCCTGCGAGATCGCGGTGGGCATGGGCGCGCTGGTGACGATCCTCGACATCAGCCCCAAACGGCTGCGTTACATCCACGATATCCACCGCGGCCAAGTCGTGACCCTGATGAGCAACCGCGCCAACATCGCCACCGAGGTCGCGCGCGCGGATCTATTGATCGGCGCGGTGCTGATCCCCGGGGCCAGGGCGCCCAAGCTGGTGACGCGCGAGATGGTCAAAAGCATGCGTCCCGGATCAGCGCTGATCGATATCAGCGTAGACCAGGGCGGCTGCATCGAAACCACCCGGGCCACGACCCACGCCGAGCCGACGTTCGTCAAGTACGGCGTAGTGCACTACTGCGTAGCCAACATGCCCGGGATCGTGCCGCGCACCAGCACCTACGCGCTGACCAACGTCACGCTGAGCTACGCGTTGGAGCTGGCCGACAAGGGGTTCGGGCGGGCGATCGCGGAGAATCAGCCGCTGAAGCTCGGCGTGAACGTACACCAGGGCCGGGTCACCTGCCCCGGCGTGGCCGAAGCGTTCAACCTCAAGCTCAGCGAGCTGTAG